gttttcattagagagaagaaggttgaggggtgacttaattgaaacatataaaataatcagagggtgagctagggtggatagggagagcctttttcctaggatggtgacggcgagcacgaggaggcagagctttaaattgaggggtgaaagatacaggacagatgtcagaggtagtttctttactcagagagtagtaagggaatcgaacgctttgcctgcaacggtagtagattcgccaacttcaggtacatttaagtggtcattggacaagcatatggacgtacatggaatagtgcaggttagatgggcttgagatcagcatgacaggtcagcacaagatcgagggccgaagggcctgtattgtgctgtaatgtcctatgttctacggCTAACTCTCCCTGTGCTcggtgtgatttaacttcccgactggactactgtgaggaaccttcttgaacgccttactgaaacccatatacgcccatgtttctgccttaatcaatgctcttcattactactttaaaaaactcattcaaattacgagttatgatttcctgtgcacatgtgtcctcggatcccatggactgtttcctgttctaacagtcttcaaatggggaatcttgtcaaaagctttgctgaagcccaagtaggctgtatcaaatgcattgccctcatccacacacctagttagctcttcagtcatagattcatagagtcatacagcacagaatcaggaccctcactcctaatcatctggactgatcaggtgtcccaaacttaaccggtcccatttgcctgtgtttggtatctgtctaaacctttcctaattgtgtacctgtccaaatgtcttttaaatacagaaattttatctgcctctgccacgtctgttggcagctcattgcattcacgcaccaccctctgtgtgggataAGTTGCCtgtcgggtcacttttaaatctttcccctttcacgtttgaacctactcccttctagctttgcactcccctaccttggttattccccttgtcaatgcccatcatgattttttacacctctggaagtcacccCTTCGTCTCCGATACTCCATGGAaaaagtccaagcctatccaccactcctcataaaccctccagtcccggcaatgaccttttgtaattatttttgcactctgtatagtttaacagcattcttcctacggcagggtaaccagaattcactgaagtattatgacatagaacatagaacattacagcgcagtacaggcccttcggccctcgatgttgcgccgacctgtgaatccaacctgaagcccatctaaccgacactattccattaccgtCCATATATTTAGcgatgttcatttaaatgcccttaaacttggcaatctactcctgttgcaggcagggcattccgcacccatactactctctgaataaagagcctccctctgacttctgtcccatATCTATTTCCCgtcaatttaaacctatctccactcgtgctcgccatcaccatcgaggaaaaagactatcgctgtccaccctatctaatcctctgattatcttgtatgtctctattaagttgcctcttcaccttcttctgacaaaaacagcctcaagtcccgaagcttttcctcataagaccttccttccacaccagacaagatccgAATAAACCTAAtaatccttccgataatgtggcgatcagaactgtacgtaatagtCCAAGCGCAGCCggaccagtgttttgtacagctgcaacatgacctcatggctccgaaactcaatctctgtagaaataaaacctaacacgccgtacgccttctgaacaagcctattaatctgcgtggcaactttcagggatctacgcacatggacaccgagatctctctgctcatccacaccaccaagattctgggcagcacggtggctcagtggttcgcactgcagcctaaggcaattgtctgtgcgaagtttgcacgttctccccgtgtctgcttgcatttcctcctggtgatccggttaaggcggataagggaggggaggggaatatgtgtctggtggcggcatcttgctggtggtggtggaaatggtgcctgaggttggtaTGAATGTGGGCATGTaggttgataggtaaggtcaagttgaaccttattgctatcttgggagggaagagaaaaggtgagggcaaaagcgctgggttggacacagttgagggccctgtcgaccacggagccggagaatcctcagttgaggaagaaggtagacattttggaggctcccttgttgatgttggcctcatgagaacatgttcaatggagatggaggaagtgagagaagaggttggagtctttccagaaagtggggtgtgaggatatatagaccaggtagctgtgagagtcagagagtttgtaatggatattagtgcgaagcctacccccaggaatggaagcagaaatgttgaggaagggaagggtggagtcaaagatagagcaggtgaaagtgagggcaggatggaaattggaggcgtagttgatgaagttttccaatttcagacaagagagagaagcagctggatgatatcattgatgtatcggagaaagtgttgtgggtgggaatgtcccacgtaccccgtgaagagacaggtttaactcgggcccacgcaggtgcccggagctgctcctcttacccgaagaaaatgagaggagttaaaaaacaagttgttgagggtgaggatgaggtcgaccaagtggaggagggtggtggtgggaggggaatgttcaggtctttgctccaggatgaagaggacagccctaagaacctcccggtggggaatggatttgtaaaggaattacacgttcatggtaaagaggatgcagctggaaccggcaaactgttgtttctaaacctgcgtaagatgtcagagtatttctggatgtacgtgggcagggcttggaccaggggacagaagattgagtcaaggtcggaagagatgagttctgtggggcaggaacaggctgaaacaatgggtctgccaggacagtctcatttgtggatttttagggggacgtaggagcaacctgtggggagctgtggcctttcagcttggaaacagagggggaagatcaccggatagaccaagatcagttactgtagtagatacaatggcccggtgcggtcaaggtccaggagaagtcggaggaggtatctgagagctggcgctcagcctctgcaaggtagacttcagctcaccagaccacaacagcaccaccttatcggcaggcttaataacaaagtcagggtgagatatgagtgcgtggagggcagtcagttgggcaggacgtaggttgggtttggtgcagggaacagagaaattgaggtgatagcacgtcgacagttctcaatgaacagattgagtgcacctgcatccccaccttaacaattctgcactgaggggtgccattaactgtatatttttctgtaatagttgatttcccaaagtggagcatctaacatttaatggattaaaatccacttgccgtttctgcaactgatctgtatccttttatgacgtctacactcatcctgattctcccaatcattctattgtctgcaaacttgctaacccatacatctatattttcacctcagtcattttgtatagaccacaaacagcagaggtcccagcacagatccctgcggaacaccaatcgtcctagatctacagcctgaaaagcatcattccacctcttgcctctgtcttctctgggcaagccagttgtgaatccaagcatccaagccaccattgactcggtgcatcttaattttctggatgatcctatcatgaggcaccttgttgaaagtattgctaaaatccatgtcaacaatatccactgctctaccttcattgatcacattcgtcacctcctcaaaaaattcagtcaagttaggaagacatgacctgccctgcacaaagccatgctgactgtccctaattgggccatgctgttccaaatacagataaatacaatccctaagaattctctccaatagcttccaatgaacgatgagaaactcgctagtcgagagtttcctggattgaccctatttcccttcttgaacagaagaagaacatttagcaacttgctaatcctccagtacccctccagtggctaccaaggatacaaagatattgctgaatgccccgacaatctcttctctcacctcgctcaaaaaccttgaggagataccattgggtcctgaggacttatccaccttaatgctctttcttgatttcaaaatgctgttatcacatgagcatgctccacacaaatcccactatcctccacacccttcgcctgagtgaatagtgatgcacggacttaatttaggatcttgcccacatcctctgcttccaaacacaagttccctcctttatcctgaatggtcgtaccttcttgctatttatccccttgttttagatgtatgcacagaatgccttgggatttccttcaaccctccttgccaaggtcatttgatcgcctttctttttctgctttctttatgtcagccctgttcgattttagcttcgtaaacctgacatatttttgtttttcccttttgactaacttcacaacctccccaattatccaagggtcttttaccttgccatcgttgtccttcctccttcctgatcctaaactcataagcaggcctttaaacaattcccatatggcaaatgtgacagctcctcccaattaacactccccagctcctacctaaaattgatataatttactctcccccaaggtcctgacttatacttcttcatagcaatcttaaaatttaaggagttgtgatcactatttccaaaatgctttcccacccttctcaccagttacctgaccaggacaaagtccagtatggcccatcttctatccacatactgtgccaagaaactctcttggatagactgaacaaattcagcctcatttaaactcttgttgtaagggagtcccagtcaataccggggaggttaaattcactgactgtgacaactctgagttagtgcatcgtttcaaaagctgcctacatatttgttcctcagtgtgtcagtggcaaaaggggagcaggctattagtttaatctgatcagagtgattgtgtctatcttatttttgaacgctacctctgttgcctcagtgggcaagccctccagaatgtcctttctaggtacagatgtaacatttcccacaggttaggagtgcacctccttcttttatcttcccctctatcttgtctaaagcaatgaaaccctggaacattgagcacccagtccggtctctgtctcaaccaagcctctgtaatggcctcaacatcagagtcccatgtactgatccaggctctaagctcatctgccttacctgtaatactcctggcagtgaaataaacatatttcagcttgttcgtgccatcatgttcatgtacctgtctctgactgccattcttttctgatttattggtcccagcatgtacctgccatcaattcatctacttgctgacctgctgctctggttcccagctgcctgccagtctttaaatcctcccaagtagcactagcaaacctccctgtgagggtatttgttcccgttcagtttaggtgcaacccatccctcttacacaggtcaccccttgcccaagaagcggtcgcaattatccatgaacctgaaagcctgcccccagtaccagctccttaaccaatgcattcatctcacctatctttgtctgacttaactcactaacatgtggcactcgtggcaacccataaattattaccctcgaggtcctgcctttcagcctctttgctaactccttgtacacagtccacaggatctcatccctctttctacctacgtcattggtaccaatgtgcacaatggcctctggctgctcaccctcccccttaagaatttcttgcaaccactcagagatgtccttgaccttggtaccagggaagcaacacacagccctggtatctcaaatgtggctacagaaactatgcccccaacgaatgagtctccaaccacgatcactcacttggatttgcctgaccctgtcccacagcagggcggtttgtaccacggacctggcagctgctgattatataaccgttccagtttagttttacatcagtgttaaccttgattaagtggatagccaagcacctcagtgggcgacagtacaggagaattaaattcttaagctcacggattctgtgagagtcaaagacaagcactgaattgttctaacctcatttccaacacctggcccattaccctgcatggcttggataacacttgcacatttaaaaaaatgtaaggatgatgtgagggtaaggacatggaattttgtgatatggtcatattcgctcttgttggagctgattgctgcttcgcacttgtatggtgcaaatgttacttatcgtttatcaggccaagcctgatcgttgtccaagtctcactgtattttctcatcgttgacttaatgttggaaaagtcatgaattctgctggacacctggacaatattcaatgaacgttcatgtctccaatttggttcaaatgaagacatgacttcaaccagtgcaggtatccagtgaatgccactgactcaattttctattcctctgcttaacaccacattcaatcagaagttgccagggtggaaatgacagattgcactttccttccttttcaagctcaggatctctgatcatatttgtggtaaatcctgaacgaggttatgagaagtgtggcatgacgaaaagtaaactgaaccttagtgtgcagctgtttgacagcactgtcatccagatgttgcattactttgctgatgattgagaatacattgaggtcataattggtcaggacaatttgtctgccgattgcgtgataggtcatctttctctgaaatgtgagtgttgcaagtgtttaaaaatgtactggaaaacatttactgttggtgtggcgaccttggggcacattgttccagtacagtttgtgggatgctgccaggtgccatggcatttgcagtatccggaacattcagtcttgtcattgcataaaataatttgaattgcgtggaagttaagatctgtgatgcctcctcaggatgagggcaagaagatcatccagactggtgaatggtttcatctgctccttcaccttttgttcgtaacatcttgtaataactgccatgtagcctgatgagaaactaaagctcaccttgattcatttgcatttgaaggtgcctatttttcccaaacacaaggacccatcactgagcggaaagtatggagaatgttatcgacatcagtggtgagataatgctggatcttgaccagcaaacccattgttgtgttggtgaaatgcaaacaaaaatctatatgatgtaaactttattctcagctaatccctttctcaaatgacagattgtgatgttggttcctggaaagcctccattgttggaggacgagaagccgtatccaattgaagcagcacaggcttctgcgatgactgtggaaaccactgcttatgccttgcttcaagcgttgtcaaggaatgatatcgacgatgcaacaccgattgcgaggtggctaacgatgcaacagaactatggtggtggatttcactcgacgcaggtaaatgcttgagatcacaacagcaggcattcagatatttccattgatcatgttactaactggtggttgttgcagtttgcaatcaaactggacactgcattttcatctgcaggtttggtgcattggcacaaattccagttcttcaatggtgttaatccttggttaaattcttacatgcactttgcctgtgcatcacttttcctcttggcattgtccttgaaaactatctgtttctgtaaaccttcacttacttgtcataggatcattgagggacagcataatagagtgccatggcaatggaacagacccttcagcaaattgtatgtgccctcacaagatacaagtcccgaactattctcatcacatttcccagcactcgacccagagccttgtatgccttggcatcgcaaatgcccaatcaaagacttgttaaatgttatcatggtttctgcctctaccacccacacagtcggtgcgttccacattctcaccacagtttgggtgcaaaaacaagtaagtttcctcaagagatagtaggaacttgccaatgctggagaatctgagagaacaaggtgtagaactggatgaacacagcgggccgagcagcatcagagaagcaagaaagctgacgtttcagatcgagacccttcttcaaaaatgggggaggagaaggggattctgtaaaaaatagggagaagtggggaggcagatagaagattggtaaaggagaagttaggtgaactgtcctgtgctgtccactcactgtcccctgctccagaatcatagaataagagaattctccagaattagaccaaaaggccatgagacataggagtagaggtaaggccattcgccccatcaagtccactccaccatttaaatcatggctgatgggcatttttacaccacttccctgcactctccgcgtagcccttgattccttttgagatcaagaatttgtcgatctctgccttgaaggcgtccaacatcccggcctgcactgcactctgcggcaatgaattccacaagcccaccactttctgcctgaagaaatgtcgtctgatttcagttttaaattgaacccctcgaattttaaggctgtgcccacgggtcctcgtctcccctgctaacggaaacaacctcctagcgtccacctcttctaaaccatacattatcttgtaagttattattagttctcccctcaaccttctaaactgtagtgagtataatcccaggatccttagccattcatcgtaggtgaagcctaccattccagggatcatctgtgtgaattgaacaagcacttcattccattgtgtctgtaaccactgaagccacactaagttcacattcggctcatgttttagcaataggcccgttgccttgaatgttatttcattttaagtgctgtaccaaccctttttctttaatgtgaaaagattatccaccacctcaactaaagtcccagacaatgaattccaaacccccagcaccttctgggtg
This genomic window from Stegostoma tigrinum isolate sSteTig4 unplaced genomic scaffold, sSteTig4.hap1 scaffold_230, whole genome shotgun sequence contains:
- the LOC132207952 gene encoding complement C3 alpha chain-like; this encodes MLSTSVIVMLVPGKPPLLEDEKPYPIEAAQASAMTVETTAYALLQALSRNDIDDATPIARWLTMQQNYGGGFHSTQVNA